A window of Acidobacteriota bacterium contains these coding sequences:
- a CDS encoding 30S ribosomal protein S11, whose protein sequence is MAKATPKAAAAKTKPVGKKKSFKKREKKNVPSGVAHIQATFNNTLVTIAGPDGKVLSWSSAGSLGFRGSRKGTPFAAGQAALRAATGAREHGVRSVEVRVVGPGSGRETAIRSLATAGLEVRSIKDVTPIPHNGCRPAKRRRV, encoded by the coding sequence ATGGCAAAAGCAACTCCCAAGGCCGCGGCCGCGAAAACCAAGCCCGTCGGCAAGAAAAAATCGTTCAAGAAGCGCGAAAAGAAAAATGTGCCCAGCGGCGTCGCGCACATCCAGGCCACCTTCAACAACACCCTGGTCACCATTGCCGGCCCGGACGGCAAGGTGCTGAGCTGGTCGAGCGCGGGCTCGCTCGGCTTCCGCGGTTCGCGCAAGGGCACGCCCTTTGCCGCCGGTCAGGCCGCTTTGCGCGCTGCCACCGGCGCGCGCGAACACGGCGTGCGCAGCGTGGAAGTGCGCGTCGTCGGCCCCGGCTCCGGACGTGAAACTGCGATACGCTCCCTCGCCACCGCTGGCCTCGAAGTCCGTTCCATTAAGGATGTCACCCCCATTCCCCACAACGGCTGCCGCCCCGCCAAGCGGCGCCGGGTGTAA
- a CDS encoding 30S ribosomal protein S13, with the protein MARISGVDLPPRKRAEIALTHIYGIGRARALKILAQAHVDPGAKMESLNEDDVNRIRQVIEAEGNVEGDLRKTISMNVKRLIEIGSYRGLRHRRSLPTRGQRTHTNARTRKGPRRGTVASKKKATAKT; encoded by the coding sequence ATGGCACGTATTTCCGGAGTCGATCTGCCGCCGCGCAAGCGCGCCGAGATCGCCCTTACCCATATCTACGGCATCGGCCGCGCCCGCGCTCTGAAGATTCTGGCCCAGGCTCATGTCGATCCCGGCGCGAAAATGGAATCCCTCAACGAGGACGACGTCAACCGTATCCGCCAGGTGATTGAAGCCGAGGGCAACGTCGAGGGCGATCTGCGCAAGACCATCTCCATGAACGTCAAGCGCCTCATCGAAATCGGCTCTTACCGCGGCCTGCGGCACCGGCGCAGCCTGCCCACCCGCGGTCAGCGCACCCATACCAACGCCCGTACCCGCAAGGGTCCGCGCCGCGGCACGGTCGCGTCCAAGAAGAAGGCGACGGCGAAAACCTAG
- a CDS encoding 50S ribosomal protein L36, whose translation MKVRASVKKICTKCTIVHRKGVVRVQCVNPKHKQRQG comes from the coding sequence ATGAAAGTACGCGCGTCCGTCAAGAAAATCTGTACCAAATGCACCATCGTGCACCGCAAAGGCGTGGTGCGGGTGCAATGTGTCAACCCCAAGCACAAGCAGCGCCAGGGCTGA
- the infA gene encoding translation initiation factor IF-1, producing the protein MSKEDAIEVMGTVLEPLPNGMFKVELENKMEVLAHISGKIRKNYIKILPGDRVQIELSPYDLKRGRITYRYK; encoded by the coding sequence ATGAGCAAAGAAGACGCGATTGAAGTGATGGGTACGGTGCTGGAACCGCTCCCCAACGGCATGTTCAAGGTCGAGCTGGAAAACAAGATGGAAGTCCTGGCGCACATCAGTGGCAAGATTCGCAAGAACTACATCAAGATTCTGCCCGGCGACCGCGTCCAGATCGAGCTGTCGCCTTACGATCTCAAACGGGGCCGCATCACCTACCGCTACAAATAG
- the map gene encoding type I methionyl aminopeptidase: MIARRTQAELEKMRRSGQVLHEVLHRVQALVRPGASTWQLEEAADAAMRELGATSAFRGYHGYPCVLCVSVNEQVIHGIPSRKRLLQPGDIVSLDCGVVVDGYYADHAVTVIVGEAEAVPASRRKLLQVTEEALQAGIAQARAGNHLGDISHAVQSYAEAAGFGIVREFVGHGIGTHLHEDPQVPNFGSAGSGPKLRPGMVLAIEPMFNLGGPGVAVLADGWTAVTTDGEASAHFEHTVAVTDNGPWVLTGA, translated from the coding sequence GTGATTGCACGCCGCACACAGGCTGAGCTGGAAAAAATGCGCCGTTCAGGCCAGGTCCTGCACGAGGTCTTGCACCGCGTGCAGGCGCTCGTGCGCCCCGGCGCCAGCACCTGGCAGCTCGAAGAAGCGGCCGATGCCGCCATGCGCGAGCTGGGCGCTACCTCCGCATTCCGCGGCTATCACGGCTATCCCTGCGTACTCTGCGTCTCCGTCAACGAACAGGTCATTCATGGCATTCCCAGCCGCAAGCGCCTGCTGCAACCCGGCGATATCGTTTCGCTCGACTGCGGCGTGGTGGTCGACGGCTACTACGCCGATCATGCGGTGACGGTGATCGTGGGTGAGGCGGAAGCGGTGCCGGCGTCCCGCCGTAAGCTGCTGCAGGTCACCGAAGAAGCCCTGCAGGCCGGTATTGCGCAGGCACGCGCCGGCAATCATCTGGGCGATATTTCCCATGCCGTGCAGAGCTACGCCGAGGCTGCCGGCTTCGGCATCGTGCGCGAGTTCGTCGGCCACGGCATCGGCACCCACCTGCACGAGGATCCGCAGGTTCCAAACTTTGGCTCGGCCGGCTCCGGCCCCAAGCTCCGTCCCGGTATGGTGCTGGCCATCGAGCCCATGTTCAATCTTGGTGGTCCCGGCGTCGCAGTGCTGGCCGACGGCTGGACCGCCGTCACCACCGACGGCGAGGCCTCGGCCCATTTCGAGCATACGGTAGCGGTCACCGACAACGGCCCCTGGGTTTTAACCGGGGCCTAG
- a CDS encoding nucleoside monophosphate kinase, giving the protein MTPTATPVRRPPGSDAGLPPIILLGVPGAGKGTQAKRLVARYHIPQLSTGDMFREIAASGSEVGKRLWTTMDAGELVADDLVCEVVRERINRPDCAHGYILDGFPRTLPQAEWYVTFLHGAAAGRPADGRPVEQPLQRRREPIVIYLTVGYNDLYRRLLGRRSCPKCGRIYNDFTQPPRQAGVCDLDQTPLVQRKDDDPAVIRERLSAYEQQTLPLVNFFRHRGCLLQISGAEAVDRVSERIFAAVDNGSSCSGAMGMETTE; this is encoded by the coding sequence ATGACGCCAACGGCAACACCAGTGCGCCGCCCTCCGGGCAGCGATGCCGGGCTGCCGCCCATAATTTTGCTGGGTGTGCCTGGGGCAGGCAAGGGAACCCAGGCCAAACGCCTGGTGGCGCGCTATCACATTCCGCAATTATCCACGGGGGACATGTTTCGTGAAATTGCCGCCTCCGGTTCGGAGGTCGGCAAACGCCTCTGGACAACTATGGACGCGGGCGAACTGGTTGCCGATGATCTGGTATGTGAGGTGGTCCGCGAGCGTATAAACCGCCCGGACTGTGCGCACGGCTACATTCTGGACGGGTTTCCCCGTACGCTGCCCCAGGCCGAATGGTACGTAACATTTCTGCACGGAGCCGCGGCGGGGAGGCCAGCCGACGGAAGGCCAGTGGAGCAACCCCTGCAGAGGCGGCGTGAGCCGATTGTGATTTATTTAACCGTCGGCTATAATGATCTGTACCGCCGGTTGCTGGGACGGAGGAGCTGCCCGAAGTGTGGGCGCATCTACAACGATTTTACCCAGCCTCCCCGCCAAGCGGGCGTGTGCGACCTCGACCAGACGCCGCTGGTGCAGCGCAAGGACGACGATCCTGCCGTCATTCGCGAGCGCCTCAGCGCCTACGAGCAGCAAACGCTGCCGCTGGTGAATTTTTTCCGCCATCGCGGATGTCTGCTGCAAATCAGCGGCGCCGAGGCGGTGGATCGTGTCAGTGAACGGATTTTTGCCGCTGTAGACAACGGATCGAGCTGCAGCGGCGCGATGGGAATGGAAACGACGGAGTGA